A region from the Paenibacillus humicola genome encodes:
- a CDS encoding IS30 family transposase: protein MSAVGGEFSSDDIGDFTTDSHKGKPFVCFKTIYRWIYDGLLSVVETVLRHKGKRRKPMETRGRFLIGTPISQRPKEVRKRTTFGHWELDTVVSSRGNSKACAATFMERKTRFYFAVKMPDRTAHSMEVAFGVVASQYPQGTFQTATTDRGKEFACYAALEHVHGTKVYFADPFSSWQRGSNENGNGLLREFFPKGHDLATVSDEELAAAIRLINHRPRKCLGWMSAYESFMDELSHLV from the coding sequence ATGTCGGCGGTGGGTGGGGAATTTTCAAGCGATGATATTGGGGATTTTACTACCGATTCTCACAAAGGGAAACCCTTCGTCTGCTTTAAGACCATCTACAGGTGGATCTATGACGGCCTTCTGTCGGTTGTAGAGACCGTTCTGCGGCATAAAGGCAAGCGGCGTAAACCCATGGAAACACGGGGTCGCTTCCTCATCGGCACTCCGATCAGTCAGCGCCCCAAAGAAGTGCGTAAACGTACGACCTTCGGGCATTGGGAACTCGATACCGTTGTGTCCAGTCGAGGGAATAGCAAGGCTTGTGCCGCTACTTTCATGGAGCGCAAAACACGCTTCTACTTCGCCGTAAAGATGCCCGATCGCACCGCGCATTCCATGGAAGTTGCCTTCGGTGTAGTCGCCAGTCAATACCCGCAAGGGACCTTTCAGACGGCGACAACCGATCGCGGCAAAGAATTTGCTTGTTATGCCGCGCTAGAGCACGTTCACGGCACGAAAGTTTATTTTGCAGATCCGTTTTCCTCCTGGCAGCGAGGTTCTAACGAAAACGGAAATGGCCTCCTCCGGGAGTTTTTTCCCAAGGGTCATGATCTAGCGACGGTTTCGGACGAGGAACTGGCAGCGGCCATCCGCCTCATCAACCATCGCCCTCGTAAATGCCTTGGCTGGATGTCTGCTTACGAATCTTTCATGGACGAACTGTCGCACTTGGTTTGA